The following proteins are co-located in the candidate division WOR-3 bacterium genome:
- a CDS encoding DUF5916 domain-containing protein has translation MVLLFLALLLAGGNEPESLPEIRVHRTTTPPVIDGVLEEVWSGADSATGFIQQIPENGRPASDPTTVYLLQDEKNLYIAFRCPVSDFTRVNDRLSEEPDGVRVLIDPFDDNVSAYCFIVGFNGVETDYRITGDGASYENWDGVWRSAVKRHDWGYAIELAIPFKTLRYPPARTEWGIDFARYFVRRGERSFWSRHEITGFRVSRMGRLTGIQPASRRLGLELYPVGLLRQEKSGSDAAGWRDLLRAEAGLDLAYAPTPSGNLQVTLLPDFAQIEADPYQVNLSRYELWLAERRPFFIEAVETFGGSSQPVKIFYSRRIGRPLPDGRVVPILAGMKWTDRLGRSQLGVLGALTGELGSEPQSFYSVLAARHQILANSELGLLYAGKDNRQLSNHGLALDGIWRHRTLTSRLFVCGAQYGDSLDYAFSLDGSYQSDRLSGELILRQIQPEFNLNGPGYTTWRGQYGTFYFGPTVYNRGGLRYGALLPGIEISREWDYPAGIFDRRVFVNLTGMTRSQQHITAWTGWGEQWALERRFPAVYAGIYYATDATRPFSASLYCNYETRSANYRRLMIAPVAQLELTLQGRLGDRLSVWYTHSTTIEADSLGQVRRQDLTSVLRPGLEYSFSPKASARLSWEAVTGYAPEAERQYLRHGLFGLYSWTFAPRSTFYFATNWVLDKGNTSAIFVAKVRYLFNI, from the coding sequence AGACCCGACGACGGTATATCTCCTCCAGGATGAGAAAAACCTCTACATTGCCTTCCGCTGCCCTGTCAGTGACTTCACCCGGGTGAACGACCGGCTGAGTGAGGAGCCGGACGGGGTCCGGGTGCTGATTGATCCCTTTGACGACAATGTCAGCGCCTACTGCTTCATTGTGGGATTTAACGGGGTGGAGACTGATTACCGGATCACCGGTGATGGCGCCAGTTATGAGAACTGGGACGGGGTCTGGCGCTCGGCGGTGAAACGGCATGACTGGGGTTATGCAATTGAGCTGGCAATTCCCTTCAAGACCCTGCGTTATCCGCCGGCGCGGACCGAATGGGGGATTGACTTTGCCCGCTACTTTGTCCGGCGGGGTGAGCGGTCCTTCTGGTCCCGGCATGAGATTACCGGATTCCGGGTCTCGCGCATGGGCCGGCTTACCGGAATTCAGCCCGCATCCCGGCGCCTGGGGCTGGAGCTTTATCCGGTCGGACTGCTCCGGCAGGAGAAGTCGGGGAGTGATGCTGCCGGCTGGCGCGATCTGCTCCGGGCTGAAGCCGGACTGGATTTAGCCTATGCGCCCACACCGAGTGGCAATCTGCAGGTTACTCTCCTGCCCGATTTTGCCCAGATTGAGGCTGATCCCTATCAGGTGAATCTGTCCCGTTATGAACTCTGGCTTGCCGAGCGCCGGCCATTTTTCATAGAGGCGGTTGAGACATTTGGCGGTTCCTCCCAGCCGGTTAAAATCTTCTATTCCCGGCGGATCGGCCGACCCCTGCCCGATGGCCGGGTGGTGCCGATTTTAGCCGGAATGAAGTGGACCGACCGGCTCGGCCGGAGCCAGCTTGGGGTTCTCGGAGCGCTCACCGGTGAACTGGGCAGCGAACCGCAGAGCTTCTATTCGGTGCTGGCAGCCCGGCATCAAATCCTTGCCAACTCCGAGCTCGGTCTGCTTTATGCAGGCAAGGACAACCGCCAGCTGTCCAATCACGGCCTGGCGCTGGACGGCATCTGGCGCCACCGCACGCTCACGAGCCGGCTGTTTGTCTGCGGTGCCCAGTATGGTGACAGCCTGGACTATGCCTTCAGTCTGGACGGCAGTTATCAGTCCGACCGTTTGAGCGGTGAGCTGATTCTCCGTCAGATTCAGCCCGAGTTCAACTTGAACGGTCCGGGCTATACCACCTGGCGCGGACAGTACGGCACATTTTACTTCGGTCCTACCGTTTACAACCGCGGCGGATTGCGCTACGGTGCGCTCCTGCCCGGAATCGAAATCAGCCGGGAGTGGGACTATCCGGCCGGGATTTTTGACCGGCGGGTCTTTGTCAATCTTACCGGAATGACCCGTTCCCAGCAGCATATAACCGCCTGGACCGGCTGGGGCGAGCAGTGGGCGCTTGAGCGCCGGTTTCCCGCAGTTTATGCGGGCATCTACTATGCCACCGACGCCACCCGTCCCTTTTCCGCCAGCCTTTACTGCAATTACGAAACCAGGTCTGCCAACTACCGCCGGCTGATGATCGCACCGGTGGCACAGCTGGAGCTGACACTCCAGGGCAGGCTCGGCGACCGGCTCTCGGTCTGGTATACCCACAGCACGACGATTGAAGCCGATTCACTCGGACAGGTGCGCCGGCAGGACCTGACAAGTGTGCTCCGGCCCGGGCTGGAATACAGCTTCTCGCCCAAGGCATCGGCACGGCTGTCCTGGGAGGCGGTAACAGGCTACGCCCCGGAAGCGGAGCGTCAGTATCTCCGGCACGGGCTGTTCGGACTTTACTCCTGGACCTTTGCCCCGCGCAGCACCTTCTACTTTGCCACCAACTGGGTTCTTGACAAGGGCAATACCAGCGCCATCTTCGTTGCCAAGGTAAGGTATCTGTTCAATATTTAG